A region of Salvia splendens isolate huo1 chromosome 17, SspV2, whole genome shotgun sequence DNA encodes the following proteins:
- the LOC121773410 gene encoding cytochrome P450 90A1-like isoform X2 — MLLFSLLLSLFFLLLLLLRSTARRQGRLPPGSLGLPFIGETLQLISAYKTENPEPFIDDRVARYGPVFTTHLFGEPTVFSADPETNRLILQNEGRLFESSYPGSISNLLGRHSLLLMRGSLHKRMHSLTMSFANNAIIRDHLLLDVDRLVRLNMESWSDRVLLMEESKKITFQLTVKQLMSFDPCEWTENLMKEYMLVIEGFFTIPLPIFSTTYRRAIKARGKVAEALSLVVRDRRREVEVGEIKNDMLAALLDEEGGGGGFSDEEIVDFMLALLVAGYETTSTIMTLAVKFLTEHPLALAQLKDEHEEIKAKRGENEALQWEDYKAMCFTQCVVNETLRVANIISGVFRRAMTDVTIKEGYTIPKGYKVFASLRGVHMDHHHFKDARAFNPWRWQNGLGATSATNMFNPFGGGPRRCPGAELARVELSVFLHRLVTQFSWEATEQDKVVFFPTTRTQKRYPITIRRLKRGVEE, encoded by the exons ATGctccttttctctctcctcctctccctcttcttcctccttctcctcctcctccgctcCACTGCCCGGCGCCAGGGTCGCCTGCCGCCGGGCAGTCTGGGCCTCCCCTTCATCGGGGAGACCCTCCAGCTCATCTCCGCCTACAAGACGGAGAATCCCGAGCCGTTTATCGACGACCGGGTCGCGAGATACGGCCCGGTCTTCACGACCCACCTTTTCGGCGAGCCGACCGTGTTTTCAGCCGACCCGGAGACGAACCGGCTCATCCTCCAGAACGAGGGCCGGCTCTTCGAGTCGAGCTACCCGGGCTCGATATCGAATCTCCTGGGCCGGCACTCGCTCCTCCTCATGAGAGGGAGCCTCCACAAGCGGATGCACTCCCTCACCATGAGCTTCGCCAACAACGCCATCATCCGCGATCATCTCCTCCTCGACGTCGACCGCCTCGTGCGCCTCAATATGGAATCCTGGTCCGACCGAGTCCTCCTCATGGAGGAGTCTAAAAAG ATAACATTTCAGTTAACAGTGAAGCAATTGATGAGCTTTGATCCTTGTGAATGGACAGAGAATCTCATGAAAGAGTACATGCTAGTAATCGAAGGCTTTTTCACCATTCCTCTCCCCATTTTTTCCACCACATACCGAAGAGCTATTAAA GCTAGGGGAAAGGTGGCGGAGGCGCTGAGTTTGGTGGTGAGGGATAGGAGGAGAGAGGTTGAAGTAGGAGAGATAAAGAACGATATGCTGGCGGCACTATTGGATGAGGAAGGCGGAGGCGGCGGGTTTTCCGATGAGGAAATAGTGGATTTTATGCTGGCGTTGTTGGTGGCCGGCTATGAAACCACTTCTACTATTATGACTCTCGCCGTTAAATTCCTTACCGAGCATCCCCTTGCCCTAGCCCAACTCAAG GATGAGCATGAAGAAATCAAGGCGAAAAGGGGAGAAAATGAAGCTCTTCAATGGGAAGATTACAAAGCCATGTGTTTCACTCAATGT gtgGTAAACGAAACACTACGAGTAGCTAATATAATTAGTGGTGTGTTTAGGCGTGCAATGACCGATGTGACCATCAAAG aaGGTTATACAATTCCAAAGGGATACAAGGTGTTTGCCTCTCTCCGAGGGGTACACATGGATCATCACCACTTCAAAGATGCTAGGGCTTTTAACCCATGGAGGTGGCAG AATGGTTTAGGcgcaacgagtgcgacaaacaTGTTCAATCCGTTTGGGGGAGGCCCTAGACGTTGCCCCGGAGCTGAGCTTGCTAGGGTCGAGCTTTCGGTTTTTCTTCATCGATTGGTCACTCAATTTAG TTGGGAGGCAACGGAACAAGACAAGGTAGTTTTCTTTCCAAcaacaagaactcaaaagaggTATCCAATCACTATTCGAAGGCTAAAACGAGGTGTTGAGGAATAA
- the LOC121773410 gene encoding cytochrome P450 90A1-like isoform X1, with protein MLLFSLLLSLFFLLLLLLRSTARRQGRLPPGSLGLPFIGETLQLISAYKTENPEPFIDDRVARYGPVFTTHLFGEPTVFSADPETNRLILQNEGRLFESSYPGSISNLLGRHSLLLMRGSLHKRMHSLTMSFANNAIIRDHLLLDVDRLVRLNMESWSDRVLLMEESKKITFQLTVKQLMSFDPCEWTENLMKEYMLVIEGFFTIPLPIFSTTYRRAIKARGKVAEALSLVVRDRRREVEVGEIKNDMLAALLDEEGGGGGFSDEEIVDFMLALLVAGYETTSTIMTLAVKFLTEHPLALAQLKDEHEEIKAKRGENEALQWEDYKAMCFTQCVVNETLRVANIISGVFRRAMTDVTIKEGYTIPKGYKVFASLRGVHMDHHHFKDARAFNPWRWQGQQNGLGATSATNMFNPFGGGPRRCPGAELARVELSVFLHRLVTQFSWEATEQDKVVFFPTTRTQKRYPITIRRLKRGVEE; from the exons ATGctccttttctctctcctcctctccctcttcttcctccttctcctcctcctccgctcCACTGCCCGGCGCCAGGGTCGCCTGCCGCCGGGCAGTCTGGGCCTCCCCTTCATCGGGGAGACCCTCCAGCTCATCTCCGCCTACAAGACGGAGAATCCCGAGCCGTTTATCGACGACCGGGTCGCGAGATACGGCCCGGTCTTCACGACCCACCTTTTCGGCGAGCCGACCGTGTTTTCAGCCGACCCGGAGACGAACCGGCTCATCCTCCAGAACGAGGGCCGGCTCTTCGAGTCGAGCTACCCGGGCTCGATATCGAATCTCCTGGGCCGGCACTCGCTCCTCCTCATGAGAGGGAGCCTCCACAAGCGGATGCACTCCCTCACCATGAGCTTCGCCAACAACGCCATCATCCGCGATCATCTCCTCCTCGACGTCGACCGCCTCGTGCGCCTCAATATGGAATCCTGGTCCGACCGAGTCCTCCTCATGGAGGAGTCTAAAAAG ATAACATTTCAGTTAACAGTGAAGCAATTGATGAGCTTTGATCCTTGTGAATGGACAGAGAATCTCATGAAAGAGTACATGCTAGTAATCGAAGGCTTTTTCACCATTCCTCTCCCCATTTTTTCCACCACATACCGAAGAGCTATTAAA GCTAGGGGAAAGGTGGCGGAGGCGCTGAGTTTGGTGGTGAGGGATAGGAGGAGAGAGGTTGAAGTAGGAGAGATAAAGAACGATATGCTGGCGGCACTATTGGATGAGGAAGGCGGAGGCGGCGGGTTTTCCGATGAGGAAATAGTGGATTTTATGCTGGCGTTGTTGGTGGCCGGCTATGAAACCACTTCTACTATTATGACTCTCGCCGTTAAATTCCTTACCGAGCATCCCCTTGCCCTAGCCCAACTCAAG GATGAGCATGAAGAAATCAAGGCGAAAAGGGGAGAAAATGAAGCTCTTCAATGGGAAGATTACAAAGCCATGTGTTTCACTCAATGT gtgGTAAACGAAACACTACGAGTAGCTAATATAATTAGTGGTGTGTTTAGGCGTGCAATGACCGATGTGACCATCAAAG aaGGTTATACAATTCCAAAGGGATACAAGGTGTTTGCCTCTCTCCGAGGGGTACACATGGATCATCACCACTTCAAAGATGCTAGGGCTTTTAACCCATGGAGGTGGCAG GGTCAACAGAATGGTTTAGGcgcaacgagtgcgacaaacaTGTTCAATCCGTTTGGGGGAGGCCCTAGACGTTGCCCCGGAGCTGAGCTTGCTAGGGTCGAGCTTTCGGTTTTTCTTCATCGATTGGTCACTCAATTTAG TTGGGAGGCAACGGAACAAGACAAGGTAGTTTTCTTTCCAAcaacaagaactcaaaagaggTATCCAATCACTATTCGAAGGCTAAAACGAGGTGTTGAGGAATAA
- the LOC121773410 gene encoding cytochrome P450 90A1-like isoform X3 yields MLLFSLLLSLFFLLLLLLRSTARRQGRLPPGSLGLPFIGETLQLISAYKTENPEPFIDDRVARYGPVFTTHLFGEPTVFSADPETNRLILQNEGRLFESSYPGSISNLLGRHSLLLMRGSLHKRMHSLTMSFANNAIIRDHLLLDVDRLVRLNMESWSDRVLLMEESKKITFQLTVKQLMSFDPCEWTENLMKEYMLVIEGFFTIPLPIFSTTYRRAIKARGKVAEALSLVVRDRRREVEVGEIKNDMLAALLDEEGGGGGFSDEEIVDFMLALLVAGYETTSTIMTLAVKFLTEHPLALAQLKDEHEEIKAKRGENEALQWEDYKAMCFTQCVVNETLRVANIISGVFRRAMTDVTIKGYTIPKGYKVFASLRGVHMDHHHFKDARAFNPWRWQNGLGATSATNMFNPFGGGPRRCPGAELARVELSVFLHRLVTQFSWEATEQDKVVFFPTTRTQKRYPITIRRLKRGVEE; encoded by the exons ATGctccttttctctctcctcctctccctcttcttcctccttctcctcctcctccgctcCACTGCCCGGCGCCAGGGTCGCCTGCCGCCGGGCAGTCTGGGCCTCCCCTTCATCGGGGAGACCCTCCAGCTCATCTCCGCCTACAAGACGGAGAATCCCGAGCCGTTTATCGACGACCGGGTCGCGAGATACGGCCCGGTCTTCACGACCCACCTTTTCGGCGAGCCGACCGTGTTTTCAGCCGACCCGGAGACGAACCGGCTCATCCTCCAGAACGAGGGCCGGCTCTTCGAGTCGAGCTACCCGGGCTCGATATCGAATCTCCTGGGCCGGCACTCGCTCCTCCTCATGAGAGGGAGCCTCCACAAGCGGATGCACTCCCTCACCATGAGCTTCGCCAACAACGCCATCATCCGCGATCATCTCCTCCTCGACGTCGACCGCCTCGTGCGCCTCAATATGGAATCCTGGTCCGACCGAGTCCTCCTCATGGAGGAGTCTAAAAAG ATAACATTTCAGTTAACAGTGAAGCAATTGATGAGCTTTGATCCTTGTGAATGGACAGAGAATCTCATGAAAGAGTACATGCTAGTAATCGAAGGCTTTTTCACCATTCCTCTCCCCATTTTTTCCACCACATACCGAAGAGCTATTAAA GCTAGGGGAAAGGTGGCGGAGGCGCTGAGTTTGGTGGTGAGGGATAGGAGGAGAGAGGTTGAAGTAGGAGAGATAAAGAACGATATGCTGGCGGCACTATTGGATGAGGAAGGCGGAGGCGGCGGGTTTTCCGATGAGGAAATAGTGGATTTTATGCTGGCGTTGTTGGTGGCCGGCTATGAAACCACTTCTACTATTATGACTCTCGCCGTTAAATTCCTTACCGAGCATCCCCTTGCCCTAGCCCAACTCAAG GATGAGCATGAAGAAATCAAGGCGAAAAGGGGAGAAAATGAAGCTCTTCAATGGGAAGATTACAAAGCCATGTGTTTCACTCAATGT gtgGTAAACGAAACACTACGAGTAGCTAATATAATTAGTGGTGTGTTTAGGCGTGCAATGACCGATGTGACCATCAAAG GTTATACAATTCCAAAGGGATACAAGGTGTTTGCCTCTCTCCGAGGGGTACACATGGATCATCACCACTTCAAAGATGCTAGGGCTTTTAACCCATGGAGGTGGCAG AATGGTTTAGGcgcaacgagtgcgacaaacaTGTTCAATCCGTTTGGGGGAGGCCCTAGACGTTGCCCCGGAGCTGAGCTTGCTAGGGTCGAGCTTTCGGTTTTTCTTCATCGATTGGTCACTCAATTTAG TTGGGAGGCAACGGAACAAGACAAGGTAGTTTTCTTTCCAAcaacaagaactcaaaagaggTATCCAATCACTATTCGAAGGCTAAAACGAGGTGTTGAGGAATAA
- the LOC121773492 gene encoding pentatricopeptide repeat-containing protein At1g12300, mitochondrial-like, with protein MMRKIIDSSIQRLHRGFSAKSAASRDLDGEKRRFLGTPTIDFSCIHCSDDAVRLFREMISMSPQPSVPAFNKLLSCAVKLGEYRVSFNLFDKMRQWGVEVNLCSMSIAINCCCLLHRVELGFSILGSLFKLGCEPNLTILSTLLKGLVLVGKIGEAEGLFRKILTLKLCVPNDVMILTLMNGLCRNGQSRTARDLLQVMEKTRFGPNVKAYSAVVDGLCKNGMVDDAMLLVSEMIGKGVSPNIITYNSIIQGFCNLGRWDEVKYLLLVETVDHGMPLDLVTFNTLVDALCKNGKLDEAEEVLQLMVRAYVGPDVFTYTSLICGYCSRGRPEKAKEAFDSIGKRGLRHNLMSYASMINGYCKNGAVDEARLLFDEIPRIGLRHSTASYNIMMDGLFSADRFDEGWKLFNDMEASRVIPDLHSYNILLEGLCGNLQVIEAIPILRVMKEKGVVCDIVTYNILINGLCKVREFDAARSLLDLLPSEGLEANVVTYTTIIGSLYQEGRDEEGKALLLEMEQKGIPPNRVTYNAIICSFAKRNELHKAVPFFEEMYRRGFSASPGTTSVLSDKLREADVDDNLLEIMKKVVPQLRNE; from the coding sequence ATGATGCGAAAGATCATCGATTCATCAATCCAGCGTCTTCATAGAGGATTTTCAGCCAAATCCGCAGCTTCCCGTGATCTGGATGGAGAAAAGAGGCGATTTTTGGGCACGCCCACGATTGATTTCAGCTGCATACACTGCTCAGACGATGCCGTCCGCTTGTTTCGCGAGATGATTTCGATGTCGCCGCAGCCTTCTGTCCCTGCATTCAACAAGCTGTTGAGCTGCGCGGTCAAATTGGGGGAATACCGAGTTTCCTTCAACTTGTTCGACAAAATGCGCCAATGGGGCGTCGAGGTGAATTTGTGCTCAATGAGTATCGCAATCAATTGCTGCTGCCTTCTACATCGAGTGGAGTTAGGTTTTTCGATTTTGGGCAGCTTGTTCAAGCTCGGCTGCGAACCGAATCTTACGATTTTAAGCACTCTTTTGAAAGGGCTAGTTTTAGTTGGCAAGATTGGTGAGGCAGAAGGATTGTTTAGAAAGATTCTAACTTTGAAACTCTGTGTGCCCAACGATGTTATGATTCTAACCTTGATGAACGGGCTGTGCAGGAACGGGCAAAGTCGAACTGCCCGTGATCTTCTTCAGGTAATGGAGAAAACTAGATTTGGACCTAATGTTAAAGCTTATAGTGCTGTGGTTGATGGTTTGTGCAAGAATGGAATGGTTGATGATGCAATGTTGCTTGTTTCTGAAATGATTGGAAAGGGCGTTTCGCCCAATATTATCACGTATAACTCGATTATTCAGGGCTTTTGCAATCTAGGTAGATGGGATGAGGTGAAATACTTGTTATTAGTTGAAACGGTTGATCACGGGATGCCTTTAGATTTGGTCACTTTTAATACATTGGTAGACGCATTGTGCAAGAATGGGAAGTTAGACGAGGCTGAGGAGGTTTTGCAGCTTATGGTAAGAGCATATGTTGGTCCTGATGTATTTACATACACTTCTCTTATATGTGGGTATTGCTCGCGGGGGAGACCGGAAAAGGCGAAGGAGGCATTCGACTCCATAGGTAAGAGGGGTCTAAGGCATAACCTTATGAGTTATGCCAGTATGATCAACGGATATTGCAAGAACGGAGCTGTGGATGAAGCCCGGCTTCTCTTTGATGAGATTCCGCGGATAGGGTTGCGGCATAGTACAGCTTCTTACAACATCATGATGGATGGGCTTTTTAGTGCAGATAGATTTGATGAAGGGTGGAAGCTTTTTAACGACATGGAAGCTTCACGAGTAATCCCTGATTTGCATTCATATAACATTTTATTGGAAGGTTTGTGTGGGAATCTGCAAGTTATTGAGGCGATCCCGATTTTGAGAGTGATGAAGGAGAAAGGTGTCGTTTGTGATATAGTGACATATAATATCCTCATTAACGGTCTGTGCAAGGTTAGGGAGTTTGATGCTGCTCGGAGTCTTCTTGACCTTCTTCCATCCGAGGGATTGGAGGCGAATGTGGTAACGTATACCACTATTATCGGCTCCCTTTACCAAGAAGGGCGCGATGAGGAGGGGAAGGCTCTGCTTCTTGAAATGGAGCAGAAGGGAATCCCACCTAATCGTGTGACTTACAACGCGATCATATGCAGTTTTGCAAAGAGAAACGAGCTTCACAAGGCCGTGCCATTCTTTGAGGAAATGTACAGACGAGGATTCTCTGCGTCTCCAGGTACTACATCCGTCCTATCGGATAAGCTGCGAGAAGCAGATGTGGATGATAATCTGTTGGAAATTATGAAGAAAGTTGTGCCACAATTGAGAAATGAATGA
- the LOC121773805 gene encoding heterogeneous nuclear ribonucleoprotein A3 homolog 1-like — translation MERYQRVVKPKPEQPVNENEIRVTAQGLIRNYVTYATSLFQDKNEKEVVLKAMGQAISKAVAIGEIIKNRIPGLHQNISTSSTTITDAYEPIEEGLNPLEMRRQVSLISIALSTIELNKTSPGYQAPTVKQVEGRNQQELENKQSIVSSTAVGEDNIEGGLQGRGGDQGRGRGRGRGRGRGHGRGRGWYGDYQENSGGYYYWGAGGQRGRGGGGNWGYRGAGYQRGRGDGRGRGRGYSYGGGRGRGYSYGYGGERGGWGYGGYGGGRGRGYGGGRGRSYGGRGRGDQE, via the exons ATGGAGCGATACCAGAGGGTGGTGAAGCCCAAACCGGAGCAACCCGTCAACGAAAATGAAATCCGCGTCACGGCTCAGGGCCTCATCCGCAATTACGTCACTTACGCAACTTCCTTGTTCCAg GACAAGAACGAGAAGGAGGTCGTATTGAAGGCAATGGGGCAGGCTATTAGTAAGGCCGTGGCTATTGGAGAGATTATCAAG AATAGAATTCCCGGGTTACATCAAAACATATCTACTAGCTCTACAACTATAACTGATGCCTATGAGCCCATCGAAGAGGGCTTGAATCC ATTGGAGATGAGGCGACAGGTCTCTCTGATTAGTATTGCTTTATCAACTATCGAGCTGAACAAGACCTCTCCAGG GTACCAAGCTCCAACCGTGAAGCAGGTAGAAGGCCGAAATCAGCAAGAGCTGGAGAATAAACAATCTATTGTTTCTTCTACAGCTGTCGGTGAAG ATAACATTGAAGGCGGCTTGCAAGGTAGAGGTGGAGACCAAGGCAGAGGTCGTGGTAGAGGCAGAGGCAGAGGCAGAGGCCATGGTCGAGGGAGGGGTTGGTATGGTGATTATCAAG AGAATAGCGGGGGATATTATTATTGGGGAGCTGGGGGGCAACGAGGCCGAGGTGGAGGCGGAAACTGGGGATACCGTG GGGCAGGATACCAAAGAGGCAGAGGTGATGGTCGAGGAAGAGGCCGAGGTTACAGCTACGGCGGAGGAAGGGGCCGAGGGTACAGCTACGGCTATGGTGGTGAACGAGGAGGCTGGGGGTACGGCGGCTATGGTGGAGGAAGAGGCCGTGGCTACGGAGGTGGAAGGGGCCGGAGCTACGGTGGAAGGGGCCGGGGTGATCAAGAATag
- the LOC121774953 gene encoding protein yippee-like: MGRVFVLNLEGKVYSCKYCGTHLAVSEDIVSKSFQSKHGKAYLFNKVSNVTLGEKEERLMMTGAHTVADLYCVQCGSIVGWKYEMAHEKSQKYKEGKSVLERFKMSGPDGSNYWGNHEAHAVGGSDTDDV; encoded by the exons ATGGGGAGGGTTTTTGTGCTGAATCTTGAAGGGAAGGTCTACAGCTGCAAGTACTGTGGGACCCACCTCGCTGTGAGTGAGGACATCGTCTCCAAG TCTTTCCAATCCAAGCATGGGAAGGCTTACCTCTTCAACAAGGT ATCTAACGTGACTCTCGGGGAGAAAGAAGAGAGGCTGATGATGACTGGAGCTCACACCGTTGCTGATCTATACTGCGTCCAGTGTGGTTCGATTGTTGGGTGGAAATAT GAAATGGCGCACGAGAAGAGTCAAAAGTACAAGGAAGGAAAATCTGTTCTGGAGCG GTTCAAGATGTCTGGTCCAGATGGCAGCAATTATTGGGGGAACCACGAGGCACATGCCGTTGGGGGCAGTGACACGGACGACGTCTGA